The window TTGCGGAAAGTCCTGTAAAGATTCCTTCATAACCAGCGATTTTGAGGATTGCTGCACTCTCAAGGTAATTTCCTGCGGCCAGCAAGAAGAACAGGATTGTAAGAGTCAAGAATACAACAGATAGAGCCCTTGAGCCTCTCAATGTACCTATAAACATGAAAAATGTGAAAACTCCCCACATGAAGAGGTATGCAGCAAATGGGAATGCCTTAGCTTCCAATCCTGAGTAGCTTCCAGTCTTCGGAAGCAGGACAATTCCTACCAGAGTGAGCCAGAAAAATCCGAATGAAGTAAAAGCCGTGGCTCCGAATGTATTGCCTTTCTTCCATTCCTCGATTCCGGCAATGACCTGAGCTATCCCCCCATAGAAAAAGCCCATCGAAAGGATCATCGCGTTCATAGGAAAGAAACCTGCATTGTGTATATTCAAAAGCACAGTTGTCATTCCGAAAGCCATCAAACCCAATGGAGCAGGGTTCGCCGTATAGTCCTGGATTTTTACGTGCGTAAGATTCATAATGTCTTGAATTTCCTCACTCATAATAATCATCCTCCTAACAATCCAAAAGGTCAATCCACCTACCTGTTACCGAAGACCTAACCAGACTTTTCTATAAATGTTAACAGAGACACGGGGGTCGTTTTTGTGTTCTCGTTTTTACCTATTGGAGATGTATGTAATTATTAATACTTATATTTACGGACAGTAAATATATTTTCAATACATTATAAATATATAATATATAATTATATAATAAGCTATCAGGGAATTTTTTACAGGATATTATAGGGTTCCATAACAAGCTATTTATGAACAGGTGTGGAATTCATTGCATATGACTCAGGCTAGAAGACCTCTTATGCTCATGATCCTTGATGGCTGGGGCTACAGTGAAGCCAAAGACGGAAATGCTATCCTGGCAGCCAGAACTCCAAATCTCGACCGCCTGCTGAAAGAATACCCATGGTGCTTTTTAGAATGCTCAGGGGAAGCCGTAGGTCTGCCAGAAGGTCAGATGGGAAACTCTGAAGTCGGCCATTTGAATATAGGAGCAGGAAGAATTGTTTACCAGGACCTTACAAGAATAAATCTCTCTGTCAGGAACGGAGACTTTTTCCAAAATCCTGTTTTTCTGAATGCAATTTCAAACGCGCAGCTTAATGATTCAAGCCTGCATCTAATGGGACTTGTCTCTTACGGAGGCGTTCACAGTTATATGACTCACCTTCATGCCCTTATCAAACTTGCACAGGAAAAAGGGCTAAAAAAAGTATATATACATGCTTTTCTGGACGGAAGGGACGTGCCTCCTAAAGCTGCTCTTGCAGACATTAAGGAACTTGATGCTTTTTGTAAGGAAAACGGGAGCGCCAGGATTGCGACAGTCCAGGGGCGCTACTACGCAATGGACAGGGATACACGCTGGGAACGGTCAAAGCTTGCCTATGATGCTCTTACTCTTGGAGTTGCCCCGTATAAAGTCCTTAATGCTGAAACTGCAGTTTCGGAAGCCTATGCCAGGGGAGAAAATGACGAGTTTGTAAAACCCACTATAGTTACTGACTCTGAAGGGAATCCCGAGGCAGTCATACAGGACAACGATTCCATAATTTTCTTTAATTTCAGGCCTGATAGGGCACGTCAGCTAACCTGGGCTTTTGTACAAGATGACTTTGAAGGTTTCGTCAGGGAAAAACGCCCGAAAGTTCACTATGTCTGCATGGCGCAGTATGATGAAACCCTGGATTTGCCTATTGCCTTCCCACCTGAAAAACTGGAAAATGTGCTTGGGGAAGTACTCAGCAAACAGGGGCTTGTCCAGCTTCGCATTGCTGAAACCGAGAAATACGCCCACGTGACTTTTTTCCTGAACGGTGGGCAGGAAAAATGTTATGAGGGTGAAGACCGCTGCCTGATTCCCTCTCCCAAGATTGCCACCTATGACCTCAAACCCGAGATGAGTGCATATGAAGTTACGGATGAGGTGATCCGGAGAATTCAGTCCGGAAAGTATGATGTAATTATACTCAATTTCGCAAATATGGATATGGTTGGGCACACAGGAATTTTCAAAGCCGCAGTGCAGGCAGTAGAAACCGTAGATAGCTGTGTGGGCAGGATTACGGAGGCTCTGGAAAAAGTCGGAGGTGTAGCACTTATAACTGCAGATCACGGGAACGCCGAACAGATGGAAGATCCACACACCGGAGAGCCGCATACAGCTCATACCTCAAATCCTGTAAGATGCATTTATGCAGGAAATGGCGAAGTAAAAGCCCTTGAGAACGGAAAACTGTCTGACCTTGCTCCTTCCCTCCTTGAGCTTCTTAGGGTCCCGAAACCCGAAGAGATGAAAGGCAAATCATTAGTTGTAAAAGAGTGACGGTAAAGAATAAGTTAAGGGAATGGTAAGTAAAGGAAGCATTAACGAAACAATCATTGCTTTTTAATTTTCAATTCCATTTTCGTTTTGCTTCTTTCCCCTCTCTTTTTAGATTTCAGTTCTCATTTTCTTTTCTTCCTGTTTGCGCCTTTGCGTTTTTCTGCAGTTTTCAATATTTGCCATTTTTCGGTTTAATTTGATTTTTTTATAGAGTTTCCTGCCCAGGTTTTCATAAATAATACTGACTTTCCGGGCCGGATTTTTTTAAAAGGATTAAATATCAGCAGTTACAATAGAAGATAAATACGGTAGACATTTGATATAATGTACAACTGTCTTCCCCGGGGTAGTACTACGCATGATCAAAATAACCACTCCTTGTAGGCTTCACATGACCCTTATCGATATGAACGGTGAAATCGGGAGAGTTGATGGGGGAGCAGGGCTGACCCTTTCCTCTCCTAATATAAAAATTACTGCAGCAGAGGCTGATGAAATCCAGATAGAGGGGCTGCAGGGATTTGCCGATCGCATGAGAAAAGCTGCAGAAGCTCTGCTTCCTGAAGGAACAGGAGTCAGAATTAATGTAGAAGAACTGATTCCTGCCCATGTGGGTTTTGGATCAGGTACCCAGGTTTCCCTGGCTGCGGCAGCAGCTGTGAATGAACTGTATGGGCTTGAAAAAAGCGTTAGGGAACTTGCATTTGCAGTTAAAAGGGGAGGGACCTCGGGTATAGGAGTAACTGCTTTTGAGAAGGGTGGATTCATAGTTGATGGAGGACACAGGTTCAAAGACAAAGGGGCCTTCATGCCTTCAGCCGCTAGCAGGGTGCCGCCGGGTCCTGTACTTTTTAGAGAAGATTTCCCTGATTGGGATCTCGTTATTGCAGTTCCCAATGAGAAAGGCATGCATGATCAGGAAGAGATCAATGTGTTTCAGGAATTCTGCCCCCTGCCGATAGAGGAGGTCAGGGAGGTTGCACATATGGTACTCATGAAGATGATGCCTGCAGTAATAGAGGGCGACCTCGAAAACTTCGGGGCTGCGGTAAATCATGTACAGACAGTGGGTTTCAATAAAAGGGAGAATCTGATCTGGCCCGGCTTCGTCAAGGAAATCGCCTCTTTCATGCGCAGCCGGAGTTACGGAACCGGAGTAAGCTCTTTTGGGCCTGTTGTTTATGCTTTTGTGGATAACAGGGAAGAAGGCAGGCAGCTCCAGGCAGAAGTCCAGAAAATGCTTGATGAATCTGTAGGTGGAATCACAATGATGACTCGAGCAAAGAACAGTGGGGCAGAGATCTCTAAAGTTTGATATTTAAGTCTGATATTTAAGTCTGATATTTAAGTCTGAGCTAAGTCTTAGTTACAGAATTTTGACGTTATTTAATGTCCGGAATACCCAGGTTCAGTGAGAATTTGCAGGCGGTATGTCGGGTTCGTGTTCCGGGCGCCGATGAAACGCCTCTCCGGACGCACCCAGAGGATCTACGTGTACAACTGCGTTTGACAGGTAATTCAGACCATGCAGCATTCTGTGCCTCACGTTTACCGCGATTTCATGCCCTTCCTTAACAGAGAGTCCGGATTCAACTGCGATGTTAACTTCAGCATAAAGCCTGTGCCCTAACCAGCGCACCCTTACCTCCGTAATATCCTTTACATCTTTTACCTGGCTTACTATCTGCCTGATATCATCCACAATTTGAGGGTCAACCCCATCAAGCATGCGGGAAAAAACGGATTTTCCTGCTCCCCATACTATGTGGAGGATTGCAAATGTAATCAGGAGTCCGATTATCGGGTCTGCGAGAGGATAACCCAGCCAGACGCCCAGGGCTCCGAAAAGCACGGCAAGGCTGGTAAACCCATCTGCTCGTGCATGGTATCCATCGGCAACAAGGGCAGCACTTCCTATTTCTTTTCCTACCCTGATCCTGAACTTTGCCACAAGTTCATTTCCCAGAAAACCAATAATCGAAGCTGCAGCCACAGCCCATAGAAAAGTCACAGGTTGTGGGGAGAGAAGCCTTGAAACCGATTCATAAGCGGCAACTACAGCACTGAGAAAGATAAGGAAAACAATTAAAAGACCTGCGAGGTCCTCTGCCCTGCCGTAGCCGTAAGTAAAACTTTTGTTGGGTTTTTTTCTGGAAAGCAGGAAGGCAAAACCCAGGGGGATTGCAGTTGCGGCGTCCCCAAAGTTATGAATGGTGTCTGCAAGAAGGGCTACACTTCCCGAAACCCATACGACCAGAATTTGAAAGAGCGCAGTTACCATCAAGCCGGCAAAGGCCCATTTGACAGCATATAACCCCCTATCCGTGGAAATAAGTTCGGGATCCACAACTCCGTGGACATGGGAATATGAGTGTTCTTTTCCTGAATGCTCGGTTTCTTGTCTTGTCAGGCTCAGACCTCCCTGCCTGTACATCTCTGACGAAGATACTTTCACAGGGAATGGATTCAATTTATAGAAAATGTAAGGACAATGTAAGGACAATGTAAGGACAATGTAAGGACAACGTAAGGACAATGTAAAGAAGGACTCTTAAATGGAAATACCTCTTGATCTCTTATAATTCTTTAAAACCACTGATCAAGGGTTTTCTGCCTTGCACCTGAAGCCGCTTTAAGGCGTTCTACAGCTTTTTCCATCCTGTCTACAGAGAAGCCATTCTCCTCGCAGAGGAAGTTTATGAGTTTTTCGGAATCCGGTTTGCCCCATTTGATTTCGTAGTCGTCCGTAACATCAGGATGGGTAAAAAGTTCCTTTATATTGTCCAGCCCTTCGATTTCCACTCCCTTCTCCCGGAGCACGGCATGGATGTCTCCATGCTTTTTAATTAGTTTAAGGGCTGTTTTAGGACCCACTTTTTCCAGGCCTTTGTTATAATCCGTGCCCACACAGATTGCAATATCAATAAGCTGGTCCAGGTTGA is drawn from Methanosarcina lacustris Z-7289 and contains these coding sequences:
- a CDS encoding acetate uptake transporter gives rise to the protein MSEEIQDIMNLTHVKIQDYTANPAPLGLMAFGMTTVLLNIHNAGFFPMNAMILSMGFFYGGIAQVIAGIEEWKKGNTFGATAFTSFGFFWLTLVGIVLLPKTGSYSGLEAKAFPFAAYLFMWGVFTFFMFIGTLRGSRALSVVFLTLTILFFLLAAGNYLESAAILKIAGYEGIFTGLSAIYTALGQVLNESYGKKIVPL
- a CDS encoding cation diffusion facilitator family transporter, producing the protein MYRQGGLSLTRQETEHSGKEHSYSHVHGVVDPELISTDRGLYAVKWAFAGLMVTALFQILVVWVSGSVALLADTIHNFGDAATAIPLGFAFLLSRKKPNKSFTYGYGRAEDLAGLLIVFLIFLSAVVAAYESVSRLLSPQPVTFLWAVAAASIIGFLGNELVAKFRIRVGKEIGSAALVADGYHARADGFTSLAVLFGALGVWLGYPLADPIIGLLITFAILHIVWGAGKSVFSRMLDGVDPQIVDDIRQIVSQVKDVKDITEVRVRWLGHRLYAEVNIAVESGLSVKEGHEIAVNVRHRMLHGLNYLSNAVVHVDPLGASGEAFHRRPEHEPDIPPANSH
- a CDS encoding beta-ribofuranosylaminobenzene 5'-phosphate synthase, with the translated sequence MIKITTPCRLHMTLIDMNGEIGRVDGGAGLTLSSPNIKITAAEADEIQIEGLQGFADRMRKAAEALLPEGTGVRINVEELIPAHVGFGSGTQVSLAAAAAVNELYGLEKSVRELAFAVKRGGTSGIGVTAFEKGGFIVDGGHRFKDKGAFMPSAASRVPPGPVLFREDFPDWDLVIAVPNEKGMHDQEEINVFQEFCPLPIEEVREVAHMVLMKMMPAVIEGDLENFGAAVNHVQTVGFNKRENLIWPGFVKEIASFMRSRSYGTGVSSFGPVVYAFVDNREEGRQLQAEVQKMLDESVGGITMMTRAKNSGAEISKV
- the gpmI gene encoding 2,3-bisphosphoglycerate-independent phosphoglycerate mutase — its product is MTQARRPLMLMILDGWGYSEAKDGNAILAARTPNLDRLLKEYPWCFLECSGEAVGLPEGQMGNSEVGHLNIGAGRIVYQDLTRINLSVRNGDFFQNPVFLNAISNAQLNDSSLHLMGLVSYGGVHSYMTHLHALIKLAQEKGLKKVYIHAFLDGRDVPPKAALADIKELDAFCKENGSARIATVQGRYYAMDRDTRWERSKLAYDALTLGVAPYKVLNAETAVSEAYARGENDEFVKPTIVTDSEGNPEAVIQDNDSIIFFNFRPDRARQLTWAFVQDDFEGFVREKRPKVHYVCMAQYDETLDLPIAFPPEKLENVLGEVLSKQGLVQLRIAETEKYAHVTFFLNGGQEKCYEGEDRCLIPSPKIATYDLKPEMSAYEVTDEVIRRIQSGKYDVIILNFANMDMVGHTGIFKAAVQAVETVDSCVGRITEALEKVGGVALITADHGNAEQMEDPHTGEPHTAHTSNPVRCIYAGNGEVKALENGKLSDLAPSLLELLRVPKPEEMKGKSLVVKE